One Nostoc sp. UHCC 0302 DNA window includes the following coding sequences:
- the hpsA gene encoding hormogonium polysaccharide biosynthesis protein HpsA: MSRKRSLFKTIRKTFQQISKQFFHAIKKRIVWLLRTLFVIKRRRSSANAGFVLPTVAMVVLVVVLLTTAILFRSFERSKNASNVRVNETVLRAAAPALDRAKAKLEKLFQDPRLPRSTPSDFSLSQVVNDNISEFTFGDETQLKLVKNNEEPLKSVWKYPVDTDNDGYFDSFTIYGIYFRTPTTTRARSPLEARAQPMDEGATSGRCVSNVATSADLVGSQGWYKVGSKLKRSIFVYTTTVPITVEPTSAALGADYTKYKKFTGNKGFAALEYQQDRERVPLSNNAVIYENDLEISPGGGIKINGRVFTNGNLLTRNTVRFYQVSSPYSCYYTEENSKIVVAGNVVNTRINENTNTSPDTSTSVVVDFFKDEKPYSGGSANIHNGNKTVPETVYGNQAGYNDAAYAQRIKRLVDAASSISTASLPKEVKDGITSAQQADATLSATDAKTDQLKTYFKKRTRRVPYAEVAVGGNALVKTGTGAYDYTTTSPLQGSGDALRPQDVWAFPFNPSNGTTETGGYAGIGIKARTSTNKIELAATDPAVLKALTLDEEKLIGDRVLVGNNLPQLWYDGTKFVSSDKGQNISGKEWDNNTNTRQRFTQANQLDDFGDTDRDEFWEKVASQKPTGLLDVVGGLRVITGAGIYLPTGFTTMGDFSTAKDTVWPDTMPVGVTSKDQGLPDDNTPYLQMRATAVYHYKDSFYDPKTPSTYQTPIACVASYYDPTNSITAKNRATDIAGNALTSLTGVSAVDPESPANTSNKSLNGIVYSASSLTTTGYTAALNYQASLKYPNGRWVNKPLKDALANAGNLTLSQQSAIDSAVCALKILDGSIGAPTNTAVPHGAIRETTLLDARQIKAIDKPYSSSAIKYDLDIEFRQPLEIRTTVLDLGSLKTKSKTGGEFLFPNSGIIYATRDDALPDLSSTSNPNSFANKEERKTFIDLSSKDFKLDSTRRPNGIMLINGGDLSRNATYKPEEKGLILASDLPVYVKGDFNKHTKQEFLQNLDSTWDNFYSRGSTTATALNSNFACRKGQFTSCDTGESWRPATVLADAITVLSANFREGYRSDGDYDLNDNYDTVDNVGNPVFLPNFDANGDGLLGNVNESDFGFDLNGNNNKTDTGVAEASQITASSATKINGFWDNNFVTSRDFQDSTYSSTSSISGNLSPNATNPYPYSSYFNNFVTPVQRRATFSEYIMEICPKLTVTACTPTDWVVGYDLNDGGFDATEKNIKANQLVKAIADAGITSIETNKLRAGTTARPATDSADSAIQRYPRRVAFLRHTAGLTVKKGGTDITGAENTLVLDPDDKTPIPLGIFENGGSKQVNYFPFSNTIHIAGTPYQKYDTSSSASNPNRPRTQSNALWFRTNKSGAKNYAANYPLSILNASSLTGTRATEQPLLVPVLQIQFPFKTPTDTDTLQEGENGDKVINNGDWFQRATATETNLVFAQGDTPSRPPTTGNTGELGGGLENFIRFLENWKDRDLTARGSFIQFKRSSYATAPWQGLIADYNNDDLGYLSTSGAIFGYPQGYRVNSNNVSGKNWGRSPFYITPNRAWGFDVALLTQLPDLFSQRFTAPTLSPPNEFYREVPRDDNWVKTLLCAAQVDSTGGYDNAAAAYNVTTPTAINYKYAVSSDQRPSCP, translated from the coding sequence ATGTCTCGAAAACGCTCCCTATTCAAGACAATAAGAAAAACCTTCCAACAAATTAGTAAGCAGTTTTTCCATGCGATTAAAAAGCGCATTGTTTGGTTACTGCGAACTTTATTTGTCATCAAGAGAAGACGAAGCTCTGCAAATGCAGGTTTTGTGCTGCCAACAGTAGCGATGGTAGTTTTAGTCGTTGTTCTGTTAACAACTGCAATTTTGTTTCGGTCTTTTGAACGCTCAAAAAATGCTAGTAATGTCCGGGTAAATGAGACTGTTCTTAGGGCAGCAGCACCAGCTCTTGATCGCGCAAAAGCAAAATTAGAAAAGCTATTTCAAGACCCTAGATTACCACGCTCAACCCCCTCAGATTTCTCACTGAGCCAAGTAGTCAACGACAACATTAGCGAATTTACATTTGGTGATGAGACACAGTTGAAGCTGGTCAAGAACAATGAAGAACCGCTCAAGTCAGTTTGGAAATATCCTGTTGATACTGACAATGACGGCTACTTTGATAGCTTCACTATCTATGGCATTTACTTTCGGACTCCTACTACTACCAGAGCTAGAAGCCCTCTAGAAGCAAGAGCGCAACCAATGGATGAAGGCGCTACAAGTGGTCGATGTGTGAGTAATGTTGCTACTAGTGCCGACTTAGTAGGCAGTCAAGGTTGGTATAAAGTTGGTAGTAAGCTGAAAAGAAGTATTTTTGTCTATACAACCACTGTGCCTATTACAGTGGAGCCAACTTCAGCTGCATTGGGCGCTGATTATACCAAATATAAGAAGTTTACAGGTAATAAAGGCTTTGCCGCGCTAGAGTATCAGCAAGACCGGGAGCGGGTTCCATTAAGCAACAACGCTGTCATTTATGAAAATGATTTAGAAATTTCACCTGGAGGTGGAATCAAGATTAATGGACGTGTCTTCACTAATGGTAATTTGCTAACAAGAAATACAGTGAGATTTTATCAAGTTAGCAGTCCTTACTCTTGCTATTACACAGAGGAAAACAGCAAAATTGTTGTTGCTGGCAATGTGGTCAACACACGCATAAATGAAAACACAAATACATCCCCTGATACTAGTACTAGTGTAGTAGTAGATTTCTTTAAAGACGAAAAACCTTATTCAGGGGGTTCTGCTAATATTCACAACGGCAATAAGACTGTACCTGAAACTGTTTACGGAAATCAAGCAGGTTATAACGATGCGGCCTATGCTCAGCGAATTAAACGCTTAGTGGATGCAGCTAGTAGTATAAGCACGGCATCTTTGCCCAAAGAAGTTAAAGATGGAATTACCAGCGCTCAACAGGCTGATGCCACATTATCAGCAACTGATGCTAAGACAGATCAACTAAAGACTTACTTCAAAAAGCGGACACGGCGTGTTCCCTATGCAGAGGTGGCTGTTGGTGGTAATGCGCTGGTGAAAACTGGAACCGGAGCTTATGACTACACAACAACTAGCCCACTTCAAGGAAGTGGAGATGCTCTACGACCACAGGACGTATGGGCTTTCCCCTTCAATCCCAGTAATGGCACAACAGAGACTGGTGGTTATGCTGGAATAGGGATTAAAGCACGGACTAGTACCAATAAGATTGAGCTAGCAGCGACAGACCCAGCTGTTCTGAAAGCTCTCACACTAGATGAAGAAAAACTTATTGGCGATCGCGTTTTAGTAGGCAACAACTTACCACAATTATGGTACGACGGTACTAAATTTGTTAGTTCAGACAAAGGACAGAACATTTCTGGTAAGGAGTGGGATAACAATACCAACACTCGTCAGCGCTTCACCCAAGCTAACCAATTAGATGATTTTGGCGATACAGATAGGGATGAATTCTGGGAAAAGGTAGCATCTCAAAAACCCACAGGTCTTTTGGATGTAGTTGGAGGTTTGCGAGTCATCACTGGCGCAGGAATTTACTTGCCGACTGGTTTCACTACTATGGGCGATTTTAGTACTGCAAAAGATACAGTCTGGCCAGATACAATGCCAGTGGGTGTTACTAGTAAGGATCAGGGCTTGCCCGATGATAATACACCCTATCTGCAAATGCGGGCTACAGCAGTTTATCACTACAAAGATTCATTTTACGATCCCAAGACTCCAAGCACTTATCAAACTCCCATAGCTTGTGTTGCTAGTTACTACGACCCCACCAATAGCATTACAGCAAAAAATAGAGCTACAGACATTGCAGGTAATGCTCTAACAAGCTTAACGGGAGTATCCGCAGTTGATCCTGAAAGTCCTGCGAATACAAGTAACAAATCTCTCAACGGTATTGTCTATTCAGCTTCTTCCCTGACAACGACCGGTTATACAGCAGCATTAAATTACCAAGCATCGCTGAAATACCCCAATGGACGCTGGGTAAATAAGCCCCTTAAGGATGCTTTAGCTAATGCTGGAAATCTTACCCTTTCCCAGCAATCAGCAATTGATTCTGCTGTCTGTGCTTTAAAAATCTTGGATGGTTCTATTGGAGCGCCCACAAATACCGCAGTTCCACATGGCGCTATCAGGGAAACAACTTTGCTTGATGCCAGACAGATTAAGGCGATTGATAAGCCTTACTCTTCAAGCGCTATAAAATACGACTTGGATATAGAATTTCGTCAGCCTTTAGAAATTCGTACCACAGTCTTAGATTTAGGTTCATTAAAAACCAAATCTAAGACTGGTGGAGAATTTCTATTTCCAAATAGTGGCATTATTTATGCTACCCGTGATGATGCACTACCAGATTTAAGCAGTACTAGCAATCCAAACTCTTTCGCGAATAAAGAGGAACGTAAAACTTTTATAGATTTAAGTTCCAAAGACTTTAAGCTAGACTCTACTCGGCGACCTAACGGCATTATGCTGATTAATGGTGGGGATTTAAGCCGTAACGCTACTTATAAACCAGAGGAGAAAGGCTTAATCTTAGCATCTGACCTGCCTGTATATGTTAAAGGTGATTTTAATAAACACACCAAGCAAGAATTCTTACAAAATTTAGATAGTACTTGGGACAACTTTTATTCTCGTGGTAGTACCACTGCCACTGCTCTTAACTCAAACTTTGCCTGCCGCAAAGGTCAGTTTACTAGCTGTGACACTGGTGAATCATGGCGACCAGCAACGGTACTGGCTGATGCTATTACTGTGTTGTCTGCTAATTTCCGAGAAGGCTACCGTAGTGATGGCGACTACGACTTAAATGATAATTACGACACAGTTGATAACGTTGGCAATCCAGTTTTTCTGCCTAATTTTGATGCCAACGGCGACGGTTTATTAGGAAATGTTAATGAATCTGACTTTGGCTTTGATCTAAATGGTAACAATAACAAAACTGATACTGGTGTTGCTGAAGCTAGTCAAATCACAGCCTCATCTGCAACTAAAATCAATGGCTTTTGGGATAACAACTTCGTTACTAGCCGTGACTTTCAAGATAGTACTTACTCATCGACATCTAGTATTTCAGGAAACCTCTCACCTAATGCTACTAATCCTTATCCTTATTCTTCTTACTTCAACAACTTTGTTACTCCAGTTCAGCGCCGGGCGACGTTTTCTGAGTACATCATGGAAATTTGCCCGAAGCTAACGGTGACAGCTTGTACACCTACTGACTGGGTAGTTGGCTATGACTTAAATGATGGTGGATTTGACGCAACAGAGAAAAACATTAAAGCTAATCAATTAGTTAAAGCCATAGCTGATGCTGGCATCACATCAATAGAGACCAACAAACTACGAGCAGGTACAACAGCAAGACCAGCAACAGATTCTGCTGATTCAGCAATTCAACGTTACCCCAGACGAGTTGCTTTCTTAAGACACACTGCTGGTCTAACAGTAAAAAAGGGAGGTACTGATATAACTGGAGCAGAAAACACATTAGTACTAGATCCAGACGATAAAACCCCTATTCCTTTGGGCATCTTTGAGAATGGGGGATCTAAACAAGTGAATTATTTTCCTTTTTCTAATACTATTCATATCGCTGGTACTCCCTACCAAAAATATGATACTTCAAGCTCTGCTAGTAACCCTAACAGACCACGCACACAAAGTAATGCTCTGTGGTTTAGAACCAATAAGTCAGGAGCAAAGAACTATGCTGCTAACTATCCTTTATCAATTTTAAATGCGAGCAGTTTAACTGGAACTAGAGCAACAGAACAACCTCTGTTGGTGCCAGTATTACAAATTCAGTTTCCCTTTAAAACACCAACTGATACAGATACTCTCCAAGAGGGTGAGAACGGCGATAAAGTCATTAATAATGGTGATTGGTTTCAACGCGCTACAGCCACAGAAACAAATCTTGTATTTGCTCAAGGTGATACACCAAGTCGTCCACCCACTACAGGTAATACTGGTGAACTTGGTGGTGGTTTAGAAAACTTTATACGTTTCTTGGAAAATTGGAAAGATAGAGATTTAACAGCTCGTGGCTCTTTTATTCAGTTCAAACGCAGTTCCTATGCCACAGCACCTTGGCAGGGGTTGATTGCGGACTATAATAACGACGATCTAGGCTACTTAAGCACTTCAGGAGCAATTTTTGGTTATCCACAAGGTTATCGAGTTAACTCAAATAACGTTAGTGGTAAAAACTGGGGTCGTTCACCTTTCTATATCACACCTAACCGTGCTTGGGGTTTTGATGTTGCCTTGTTAACACAGCTACCTGACTTGTTCTCTCAGCGCTTTACTGCACCAACACTCAGCCCTCCCAATGAGTTTTATAGAGAAGTGCCGCGAGACGACAACTGGGTGAAAACTTTGTTATGTGCTGCCCAAGTTGATA
- the rpmB gene encoding 50S ribosomal protein L28 — MSRRCELTGKKANNAFAVSHSHRRTKRLQQANLQSKRVWWPSGNRWVRLKLSTKAIKTLETKGLEAMAKEAGINLNHY; from the coding sequence ATGTCTCGTCGCTGTGAACTAACTGGTAAAAAGGCAAATAACGCCTTTGCAGTTTCCCACTCCCACCGCCGTACTAAACGCCTTCAACAAGCCAATCTGCAAAGCAAGCGTGTTTGGTGGCCAAGTGGAAATCGCTGGGTGAGATTGAAGTTGTCTACCAAAGCCATCAAAACCCTAGAAACCAAAGGGTTGGAAGCAATGGCAAAAGAAGCTGGCATTAACTTGAACCATTACTAA
- the htpG gene encoding molecular chaperone HtpG — MLEQGTISIHTENIFPIIKKSLYSDHQIFLRELVSNAVDAIQKLKMVSRAGDYAGDIGEPEIEIAIAKNNKTLSISDNGIGMTAEEVKKYINQVAFSSAEEFIHKYEGKSDQPIIGHFGLGFYSSFMVAQKVEIDTLSYQEGAQAVHWTCDGSPEFTLEESTRTTRGTTITLTLQGEEEEFLESARIKNLVKTYCDFMPVPIKLEGEVLNRQKAPWRESPSSLTQEDYLEFYRYLYPFQEEPLLWVHLNTDYPFIINGILYFPKMKPDVDVTKGQIKLFSNQVFVSDNCEEIIPQFLMPMRGVIDSADIPLNVSRSALQGDRTVRKIGDYIAKKVGDRLKELYRDSREQYISAWKDLGTFVKFGVLNDEKFKKQIEDIIIFRTTAKFSEKPAAETPAVEVQSSEGDVWQDVTSASASPETSASSTPYTTLKEYLERNKERHENRVFYSTDEAVQATYIELHKNQGLEVLFMDSFIDTHFINFLEREYQDVKFTRVDSDLDNTLLEQDKASEIVDPKTNKTRSEVIKELFEKSLNKPRLNIRTEALKTDDSQGTPPAIVLLPEILRRLREMNAMMQQQTTEFPEDHILLVNTAHPLIQNLANLNQGTIIQGDGESPTNPLVNLICQHVYDLALMSQKGFDAEGMKSFVERSNEVLTKLTEQASK; from the coding sequence ATGCTAGAACAAGGTACTATCAGTATTCATACTGAGAACATTTTCCCAATTATCAAGAAGTCGCTCTACTCAGACCACCAAATCTTCTTGCGGGAGCTGGTATCCAACGCTGTAGATGCCATCCAAAAGCTGAAAATGGTATCCCGCGCTGGAGATTACGCTGGAGATATAGGCGAACCAGAAATTGAAATTGCGATCGCAAAAAATAATAAAACCCTTTCCATCTCCGATAATGGTATCGGGATGACCGCAGAAGAAGTAAAGAAATATATCAATCAGGTTGCCTTCTCTAGTGCCGAAGAATTTATTCACAAGTATGAAGGCAAATCAGATCAACCAATTATCGGTCACTTCGGTCTTGGCTTTTACTCCTCGTTCATGGTGGCCCAAAAAGTTGAAATTGATACCCTTTCTTATCAAGAAGGGGCGCAAGCCGTTCACTGGACTTGCGATGGTTCTCCAGAATTCACCCTAGAAGAGTCAACCAGAACAACTCGTGGCACTACCATTACTCTCACTCTGCAAGGAGAAGAAGAGGAGTTTTTAGAATCAGCACGTATTAAAAATCTTGTCAAGACCTACTGCGACTTCATGCCAGTGCCAATTAAACTGGAGGGTGAAGTATTAAATAGGCAAAAAGCACCTTGGCGAGAGTCTCCTAGTAGCTTGACTCAAGAAGATTATTTAGAATTTTACCGTTACCTATATCCTTTTCAGGAAGAACCACTGTTGTGGGTACATCTAAATACTGACTATCCCTTTATCATCAACGGCATTTTGTATTTTCCCAAAATGAAGCCAGATGTTGATGTCACTAAAGGGCAAATCAAACTATTTTCTAATCAAGTTTTTGTTAGCGACAACTGTGAAGAAATTATCCCGCAATTTCTCATGCCGATGCGGGGTGTAATTGATAGCGCTGATATTCCTTTGAACGTATCGCGCAGTGCATTGCAAGGCGATCGCACCGTGCGGAAAATTGGCGATTACATAGCTAAGAAAGTAGGCGATCGCCTCAAAGAACTTTACCGCGATAGCCGCGAACAATACATTAGCGCTTGGAAAGACCTTGGCACTTTTGTGAAATTTGGTGTTCTCAACGACGAGAAATTCAAAAAACAAATCGAAGACATCATCATCTTCCGCACGACTGCGAAATTTTCAGAAAAACCTGCTGCTGAAACTCCCGCAGTTGAAGTACAGTCTTCAGAAGGCGATGTTTGGCAAGATGTGACTTCTGCTTCAGCCAGCCCTGAAACTTCAGCATCCAGCACTCCCTACACCACCCTGAAAGAGTACCTAGAACGTAACAAGGAACGTCACGAAAACCGGGTTTTTTACAGCACCGATGAAGCAGTTCAAGCTACTTATATAGAACTGCATAAAAACCAAGGCTTGGAAGTCCTGTTTATGGACTCCTTCATCGACACCCACTTCATTAACTTTTTAGAGCGGGAATATCAGGATGTCAAATTTACACGGGTAGACTCAGACTTAGATAATACGCTTTTAGAGCAAGATAAAGCTAGCGAAATTGTTGACCCCAAAACCAACAAAACCCGCAGTGAAGTGATCAAAGAGTTATTTGAAAAATCACTCAACAAACCCAGACTCAACATCCGCACCGAAGCTTTGAAAACCGACGATTCACAAGGAACACCACCTGCGATCGTGCTTTTACCAGAGATTCTCCGTCGTCTGCGAGAAATGAACGCCATGATGCAGCAGCAGACCACAGAATTTCCAGAAGACCACATTTTGCTGGTGAATACTGCTCACCCCCTGATTCAAAATCTAGCGAACCTCAACCAAGGAACTATCATTCAAGGTGATGGTGAATCGCCTACAAATCCTTTGGTGAACTTGATTTGTCAACACGTCTACGATTTGGCGCTAATGTCTCAAAAAGGTTTTGACGCTGAGGGAATGAAATCTTTCGTTGAACGTTCAAACGAAGTACTCACAAAGCTTACGGAACAAGCTAGCAAGTAA
- a CDS encoding glycosyltransferase: MPLISVIIPVYNGEKTIKKTIESVLKQTVSDLEVLVINDGSTDSTEEIVKSIPDLRLKIFSYHNAGLAASRNRGLSHTNGEFISFIDADDLWTFDKLEAQWKALEDSENAAVAYSWTDYIDVDSKFLKSGSRITLKGDVYNKLLLYNILENGSNPLIRKEAFTEIGGFDESLPAAEDWDMWLRLATRYEFTVVPKAQILYRVSANSMSTNLKRQEVASLEVIERAFTHSKAASVQHLKKYSKAQLYQYLTFKALDAPPAKQKSSIATHFFWNCVKYDPSILRQKRLILIAVLKITLAELHYRIGCLKHL; encoded by the coding sequence ATGCCACTTATATCCGTCATTATTCCTGTATATAATGGTGAAAAGACTATCAAGAAAACTATTGAATCTGTTTTAAAGCAAACCGTTAGTGACTTAGAAGTCTTAGTTATTAATGATGGCTCAACAGACTCGACAGAAGAGATTGTTAAAAGCATTCCTGATTTACGATTAAAAATATTTTCGTATCACAATGCGGGTTTAGCTGCTAGTCGTAATCGAGGTTTATCTCATACTAATGGTGAATTTATTTCTTTTATTGATGCCGATGATCTCTGGACATTTGATAAGCTAGAAGCTCAATGGAAAGCGCTAGAAGATTCCGAAAATGCTGCCGTAGCCTATAGCTGGACAGACTATATTGATGTTGACAGTAAGTTCTTGAAATCTGGGAGTCGGATTACATTAAAAGGTGATGTTTACAACAAGCTCCTACTGTATAATATTTTGGAGAATGGCTCTAATCCTTTAATTCGAAAAGAAGCTTTCACTGAGATTGGTGGTTTTGATGAGTCACTTCCAGCAGCCGAAGACTGGGATATGTGGTTGCGCTTGGCTACTCGCTATGAGTTTACAGTAGTTCCAAAAGCGCAAATATTATATAGAGTATCTGCGAACTCAATGTCTACCAATCTTAAAAGACAAGAAGTGGCATCCTTAGAAGTGATTGAACGCGCTTTTACTCACTCAAAAGCTGCATCTGTTCAGCATTTGAAAAAGTACAGTAAGGCTCAACTCTATCAATACCTTACCTTTAAAGCTTTAGATGCACCTCCTGCTAAGCAGAAAAGCTCAATTGCTACCCATTTTTTCTGGAATTGTGTTAAATATGACCCGTCTATATTGCGCCAGAAACGGTTAATATTGATAGCAGTCTTAAAAATTACCTTGGCTGAGTTACACTATCGCATTGGTTGTTTGAAGCATCTTTAA
- a CDS encoding glycosyltransferase codes for MPLISVILPVYNGEKTIYETINSVVNQTFIDWELIVINDGSQDSTLDIIKSFSDSRLQVFSYPNAGLAISRNRGVIQANGNYISFIDADDIWTPHKLEFQIKALQENSEASVAYSWCDHIDIEGKFLRTGSRITANGNIHAKLLLANFLENGSNPLVCKQALISIGGFEASLNPAEDWDLWLRLALHYQFVTVPYPQILYRVSPNSMSSNVVKMELASLQVIERAFSQAPQSLQYLKKSSFSNLYKYLLYKTLESFSEKKAVILTSTRFLWNAVKSDPSMLKTKIFLKILFKIISIALLNYEQSQALFQKFSHFSNTSTLLAYLKI; via the coding sequence ATGCCATTAATATCAGTAATTCTTCCGGTTTACAATGGAGAAAAAACAATTTATGAAACTATTAATTCAGTTGTAAACCAAACTTTTATTGATTGGGAACTGATCGTAATTAACGATGGTTCGCAAGACTCAACCTTAGATATTATTAAAAGCTTTTCTGATTCTCGATTGCAAGTATTTTCCTATCCAAATGCTGGACTAGCTATTAGTCGCAATCGAGGAGTGATACAAGCTAATGGTAATTATATTTCCTTCATTGATGCTGATGATATCTGGACACCACACAAGCTGGAATTTCAAATAAAGGCTTTGCAAGAAAACTCCGAAGCATCTGTAGCTTACAGCTGGTGTGATCACATTGATATTGAAGGTAAATTTTTACGTACAGGTAGCCGCATTACTGCAAATGGTAATATTCATGCTAAGCTTTTACTTGCAAATTTTTTAGAAAATGGTTCTAATCCTCTAGTTTGTAAGCAGGCATTGATATCTATTGGTGGGTTTGAAGCATCACTCAATCCTGCTGAAGATTGGGATTTATGGCTGCGGCTAGCTCTACACTATCAATTTGTAACGGTACCATATCCACAGATTTTATATCGAGTATCTCCTAATTCTATGTCTTCTAATGTTGTGAAAATGGAATTAGCAAGTTTACAAGTTATTGAACGTGCTTTTAGTCAAGCTCCGCAATCTCTACAATATCTAAAAAAGTCTAGTTTTAGTAATTTATATAAATATTTACTATATAAAACCTTGGAAAGTTTCTCAGAAAAGAAGGCAGTCATATTAACGTCTACTAGATTCCTCTGGAATGCTGTTAAGAGTGATCCATCAATGCTTAAAACAAAAATTTTTTTAAAAATTTTGTTTAAAATTATTTCAATAGCTTTACTAAATTATGAGCAATCTCAAGCATTGTTTCAGAAGTTTTCACACTTTTCAAATACTAGTACTTTATTAGCATATTTAAAAATTTAG
- a CDS encoding glycosyltransferase, whose translation MAIVSVIIPAFNTEKTISETIISVLEQKFEFFELIIINADSTDSTLKVISNFKDSRLQVFSYPKANVAVNRNRGLHHSTGEFITFLDGDDLWTSDKLETQYKALLENPETAIAYSWTHCIDERGQFLRTCSTIAVTGNVYPHLLLEDFIGNGSNVMIRRDAFMSVGGFDELLTNAQDSDLLLRLAACYQFVAVPKVQVLYRVQTNSMSADVWKLETACLQVLERAFNQAPESLQYLKPYCLANLYKYLLYRTLEGQPERHKSRIAVKFLISTLRTDPYIFFKRVIFKVFLKLAVIILLPSQYAHVMFSKLKRVFNTSTLLGYIQTDPFSLKN comes from the coding sequence ATGGCAATTGTATCTGTCATTATTCCAGCATTTAATACTGAAAAAACTATTAGTGAAACAATAATTTCTGTTTTAGAGCAAAAGTTTGAATTCTTTGAATTAATAATAATTAATGCAGATTCAACAGACTCAACATTGAAAGTTATTTCTAATTTTAAAGACTCTCGACTTCAAGTATTTTCTTATCCTAAAGCTAATGTAGCTGTTAATCGTAATCGTGGTTTACATCATTCAACTGGCGAATTTATTACATTTTTAGATGGTGATGATCTCTGGACATCTGATAAATTAGAAACACAATATAAAGCCTTACTAGAAAATCCTGAGACTGCGATCGCTTATAGTTGGACTCATTGCATAGATGAAAGGGGTCAATTTTTACGTACGTGTAGCACGATTGCAGTAACAGGCAATGTATATCCACATCTTTTATTAGAAGATTTTATCGGAAATGGCTCTAATGTCATGATTCGCCGAGATGCCTTTATGAGCGTTGGTGGTTTTGATGAATTACTCACTAATGCTCAGGACTCGGATTTGTTGCTACGATTAGCCGCGTGTTATCAGTTTGTCGCTGTACCAAAAGTACAAGTTCTCTACAGAGTTCAAACAAACTCAATGTCTGCTGATGTTTGGAAGTTGGAAACCGCTTGCTTGCAAGTGCTTGAACGTGCTTTCAATCAGGCTCCCGAATCTTTACAGTACCTTAAGCCATATTGCCTTGCCAATCTCTACAAGTACTTACTTTACAGAACACTAGAAGGACAGCCAGAACGACACAAAAGTCGGATAGCTGTAAAATTTCTCATCTCAACTCTCAGAACTGATCCCTATATCTTCTTCAAAAGAGTAATCTTTAAAGTATTTTTAAAGCTTGCAGTAATCATTCTTCTACCAAGTCAATACGCTCATGTGATGTTTAGTAAACTTAAGCGAGTATTTAATACAAGTACTTTACTAGGGTACATCCAGACTGATCCATTTTCCCTTAAAAACTAG
- the hpsE gene encoding hormogonium polysaccharide biosynthesis glycosyltransferase HpsE, translated as MSFDFTVAIPTYNGENRLSKVLERLQIQQGVEQLIWEIIIVDNNSTDGTAKLIQEYQTNCKSDIPLRYSFEREQGLAFARNRAIIEAHGELVGFLDDDNLPALDWVISAYKFGQDYPKAGIYSSQIHGLFEFEPSENLKPILFYLAINERGYKPLLYEPSKKGFPPGAGLVVRPHVWKAHVPERLFLVGRVGSSMLAGEDSEAMLYIHKAGWEIWYNPAMVIEHIIPQWRLEKKYLISLMRGIGLSRFHLRMLLLKSWQRPFAFFAYLIKDVFKLLSYYIRYRTILENDIVVSCERERLFATLISPFYVWEVRISNYLKIHR; from the coding sequence ATGTCCTTTGACTTTACTGTAGCCATTCCTACTTACAACGGGGAAAACCGTTTATCTAAAGTCCTAGAGCGATTGCAAATCCAGCAGGGAGTAGAACAACTCATTTGGGAAATTATTATTGTTGATAATAATAGTACAGATGGTACTGCAAAACTTATTCAAGAGTACCAAACCAACTGCAAAAGTGATATACCCTTACGCTACTCTTTTGAAAGAGAACAAGGGTTAGCTTTTGCTAGAAATAGAGCAATTATTGAAGCTCATGGTGAATTGGTTGGATTTTTAGATGATGATAATTTGCCTGCACTCGATTGGGTAATTTCAGCATACAAATTTGGGCAAGACTATCCAAAAGCTGGTATATACTCTAGTCAAATTCATGGGCTTTTCGAGTTTGAACCCTCAGAAAATCTCAAACCAATCCTTTTTTACCTCGCTATTAATGAGAGAGGGTACAAACCCCTTTTATATGAACCTTCTAAAAAAGGATTTCCTCCTGGTGCAGGTTTAGTCGTGCGTCCCCATGTGTGGAAAGCTCATGTACCCGAGCGCCTTTTTCTAGTAGGTAGAGTTGGGTCATCAATGTTAGCTGGAGAAGATTCAGAAGCCATGTTGTACATTCATAAAGCAGGTTGGGAAATTTGGTACAATCCAGCAATGGTAATAGAACATATTATTCCCCAATGGAGATTAGAAAAAAAATATTTAATTTCCTTAATGCGTGGTATTGGTTTAAGCCGTTTTCATTTACGGATGTTACTACTTAAAAGTTGGCAGAGACCTTTTGCTTTTTTTGCATACTTAATAAAAGATGTATTTAAATTACTATCATACTATATTCGCTATCGGACAATACTTGAAAATGATATTGTTGTTAGCTGTGAAAGAGAGAGACTTTTTGCTACTTTAATTAGTCCTTTTTATGTATGGGAAGTAAGAATTAGCAATTATCTTAAAATACATAGATAA